DNA sequence from the Arthrobacter crystallopoietes genome:
CGTCTTCAATTGGAACCCGGAAGCCAGGACGCCACAGAAAAATGGACACCCACTCTATGTCTGGCCTTATCAGGGAAATGGGCGGGTCGATGACCCGGAACACGACTATCTCGTCCTGTATGTCGCCGACTCCCCTGAAGGTGCGGCGGCGGAAGCCTTCGGCCACTATGTCCGTTGGACACAGGCGGTTCTTGACGTCCCGCCTGGAGCGCCTGCCGGCAGCATCAAAGCGCTAGCCCACTACGAGGGTGAACCCGCAGTCCTGGACCTTGACGATCCCTACAACCTGCAGGACTGGGGGCTGCGCCCAAGCCAGGTCGTTCAACGTGACCGGCCGTCCACCCAGCGCTGGGCGCGGGCCATCTATGATGCCGGAGACCACAAGGGAGTCTCCTGGTGGTCTTACTATGAACCGCGCTGGGCCAGCATCGGACTCTGGGACATCACCGGACTGGAGTTGGCCGCCGAACCTCAGCCCCTGACATTGAACCACGCAGCCGTTCTTGGAGCTGCTGAAGCGATTCGCCGCATCGTCGAGCGCCCGCCAGCACGCGACCAAAGGTGAGGGGACAGGCGGAGAACCATAGCGGCCAGTGCATACTGCCATTGTTGATACTCATCCCGCTCCCGGCCGGGAGCATAGGTTGACCCGCGAAGTAGGTGAAGAATGGCCTACGCTCATTCCTGTGAAGAAAGTCCCGAGCCATGAGTAGTCCCGCACACGAATTGACCCTGCTTGTCGACGCACCCGACGGATTGATGGTCCGCCGCGTACCCAACGCTTCGTTGCTTTCAACGGATGAGGAGCTGGGCCCGGCCGCGGAAAGTTCGACCCGCGATTCCGCCGCCAAGTGGGGTCTGCCCGACTTCGTTTTCCTCCCGGAGCAACAACGGCAAGGGTCCGGGGTCCGGGAGCGCGGCGACGGCCTCGTCATCGCCGACGGCATCGCCGCGCTCATACAGGTAAAAGCGAGAAACGCCGTTCCCGGCTCGGCTGAACGAGAAGCAAGCTGGCTTACCAGCAACATCAACAAAGCCACCAAACAGGCCAAAGGCAGTATCCGCCATCTTGCACACCGCCGGGAGAAACTGACCAGTGCCAGAGGACGGCGGGTCGAGATCGACGGTGCCCTGTACAGCTGGATCGCGGTCGTCATTGTCGAACACCCGCAGCCGCCAGCAGATTTCACCCCTTCCTTAGAGGAGGCCGGCAGTGTGCCATGCGTGGTTCTTCTCCGGCGGGACTGGGAGTTCCTCTTCGATCACCTTCGTTCCACCCGGGCCGTCCTTCACTACATTTCCCGTGTCGCCGGCGAAGAGCAGGAGCTTGGCGGTGAACCTGCCCGCTACACACAAGCCGCATTGGCAGATGCTGATGCACAGCCGAAAGAATTGCCGGACGGATTGCGGCGTCTGGCCGGTCCCGCCCAGGTAGCACCGGTATATTCTGCGCCGCTGGCGCCGCTGGAACCGGCAGATGATAGCTCGATGCTGTTCCGGATCATCCTGGAAGATGTGGCCAACACCCACATCGGTGAGGACTCGGAAAGCGACCGCCTCGAGCTGCTGACTGCCCTGGATACGCTGCCTGCCTCCTACCGCCCGGAACTGGGTGCGGCGCTCCTCAAGTTCATGCAATCCGTGGCTCAGCACAGGGGCGATAAAGTCCGTTCGGAATCCCGGGTATTCATTCCTTACCCGGGAGACCAGGTCCCGATGGTATTCATGGTGGCCTCCGCCCACTTTTCCAGAGCACAGCCGCTGCTTTCCATGAGAACCCAACTGCTCCACCACGAATACTGGAGCAGCCTGCAGGAAAGCCCGGGCTCAACTGTTGGGGTCATGCTTACCCCGTCCCATCAGAAGAACCGGGCTTGGGATACCTCCACAATCTGGCTCAAAGGCCCGACCGGGCTTACTCAGGAAGATGCCCGGGAACTTCGAAAACACATAACAGGCCGCATCTGAGACCGGGAAGTGCACCTATACAGTCTGCCTTTTGCGGTGCACTTCCCGGATCTTCTCCAGCTAGAGGTCGGGGCAGCTCGAACTTCCGAAGGATACGGTGCGCCAGATATGTAGCATTTTCAACTCTGGAAGTAATGTGGCAAATGCGTCCCTATTCTTCCAATGTTGCATATGAAGCTCGCCTGCGTGCTGAGATCGTCGCGTCAGGGTCCCCGCTGTGCTGAGAGCCGCAGGCTTGCCGGCGGGACTCCGCAAGAAACCGGGCCAGGTGAACGGCAACGGGTATTTTCAGTTTCCGGGGCAACCTTGTGTAGTGGATCCGTTTCGACCTTGATCCCCAACTCGGAAGGCGCATCCGGTCTCGCTGGGGCCAGGGCGTGGTCCATACGATGCTTAGCAGTGCTGCTCCGATACGGTGAGAGCATGGCTGAAATATTGAATGACTTAGCCGTCGTAGAGTGGATCGGTCTTATCTCGCTTGCCGTGGCTGTGTTCCTTGGTATTCCCGGCCTCATTCTGGCTTGGTTGGCCCACAAGCGTGAACGCGACACGGACCCATGGAAGCTGACGAAGCTGAACACCGACGTTTGGGAGTTGGAGCGGCGTCAGAAAATGCCGGTCTGGATTACGCACCTGCTCAACTTTTCCGGTGCCGAAGTACAAGTGCTGAACGGCGCGGGCGCTCCGGTGTTTCCGTACGAACGCGGCAAAAAAGTATCCCTCCTATCTCTCCTTCCATACCCGGCACGCAACTTACCGTCTTTTACAGGCCGGTCACGAGGAAAGAGCGCGTGGACGACCTCAACATAGCTCCTGAATACAACACACCTGATGGCATGGACTCAGAAGCCGGAATCGAGTTTTGGAGCGCCAGTGTCTACTGAGGGCATTGGCCGTGAGGTGGCCGGGCAGCAGAGCGGTTGTTACATAAAACCTAACGTAGATTATGTTCTATGAAACCTACGGCGTCAGGAATCATGCCCCTTCTACGTTCCGAAACCCAAGGCAGGCTGCTGGCGGAACTCTTTCTCCATCCGGATAGGGAGTACTCCCTTCGTTCCTTGGCGAAAGGCGTAGGCGTCAGCCCTCCCACCATCCAGCGGGACGTTGATCGGCTGGTGAAGGCCGCATTTCTGCATGAGAAAAGGGTAGGCAATAGCCGCCTTGTCCGGGCTGCAATAGATCACCCGGTTTTTCAGCAGCTCGCCGACATTGCCCTTTTCGGCTACGGACCGCTGGCTATCCTGCCGGACATACTCAGTCGGATTTCAGGGATCTCTGATGCGTTCATCTTCGGCTCCTGGGCGGCGCGGTACTCGGGCCAGGCTGTCGGCCACGTGGGCGACCTCGACGTAGCGGTCATCGGCCACCCGCCCCGGCGCGACCTTTTTCAGGCCGCCGAGCAGGCCAGCCGGCGGTTGAAGATCGAGACCAACATCCAGCGTATTGGTCCGGAGCAGTGGGAAGACGAGAAAGATCCGTTCGTTGCCTCCATCAGGTCATCCCCCAGACTTCAAATCCGACTATTCGAAGAGGAAGCCCCATGATCAACAGGGCGCGAGGTCATTGACGATCCCGTCACTCAAAAAAACCGGGGTCGATGCCAAGAGGCCCCCGTCTGATTCCCACTGAAAAGCCGGGCCGACAGCGGACAGGAATCGGAGTCTGTTCACCGTCCGGAGAAGACCGAGGGCCGTGCCCTGGGTGAGGCGGTCGGCGTCGCCGCCAAAGCACAACTGCCGGCTGCGCATCACCCGGTAAGCGGCTGGAACACCACGACAGGCCTGCCGTCTTCCTGTGCTCGGGTTATCCAAAGACCATCAGGCAACAATGGGGCATGGTCAATTGGGAAGCACCTCCGAGGACGCCTAAGAGCAGGCTCGAACGGATAGCCGACCATTCCATTTGGTGGCTCCCGCTCGTCGCACTCATCCCGGCCAACATACTGATGCCCAATGCGGACCTACTGCCGCGACTGGCCGTCGGCTCCCTGATATTACTCATCGTCGGAGGCGTTATGGGCACCGAGGTGAGACGCCGCAGGACGGCCCGGCTCGCCAGGGATGCCGAGGACTACGGCATCATCGACTGCCTCATCCGGTATCCGAAAGCCATGCGGGGCTCGCTGCGTGAACGCTGGACGCCAGGATCAGCCGAGCTGAAGCATGGCACCATCGTTTTCCGCCCCAACAATTCCCTGGAGCCTTTCTGCACAGACCAAGCCGGAGCCCCCAAAATTGTTGAGGTGCGCTCGGTGCCCGAGCAGTTCGAGCTGCCGCGCGATGAACGCAAGGCGCTTCGCGGAAGCCAGGAGGTCATCCAGCTGGACACGGACAACGGAGTGGTCGAACTTGCGGCAGACACGATGAGCCTGGGCGCACTGATGAAGCACGTCTACCGCGGGGAAGCAGGTCAAGACTGAGGCAGGACTGGACGTCCGCCATAATGGCGGCATGACCAACGTCCTGACCCTTGTAGAGCAGCGCGTGCCGATGACGGTGTGGAAACGACGGCTGCTCTTCTTTCGGCGGGCTGAAGAGTCCATCCAGGTTCACCTTGAGTTCGTGATCGACGGCAAACTGCTGCGCACCTGGATCCAGGAATGGGAAGCCGTGGACTGGCCACCGGAAGAGGTCTCCCTGCTTACGCCGGCCCGGCCGGACCTCGCCGTCGAACAGATCGACCGCCTTCTTGGCCGCCGGCCGCACCAGTACTGGAACCGCGGCTGGCTGTTGTTCTGCGCGGGCTGCTGGGACGAAGGCTGCGGCGGAGTGACCGCCGACATCCGACGCGGCAACGGAAAGGTCTTCTGGTC
Encoded proteins:
- a CDS encoding RES family NAD+ phosphorylase, with the translated sequence MQFWRVFNWNPEARTPQKNGHPLYVWPYQGNGRVDDPEHDYLVLYVADSPEGAAAEAFGHYVRWTQAVLDVPPGAPAGSIKALAHYEGEPAVLDLDDPYNLQDWGLRPSQVVQRDRPSTQRWARAIYDAGDHKGVSWWSYYEPRWASIGLWDITGLELAAEPQPLTLNHAAVLGAAEAIRRIVERPPARDQR